The proteins below come from a single Scatophagus argus isolate fScaArg1 chromosome 15, fScaArg1.pri, whole genome shotgun sequence genomic window:
- the capn3a gene encoding calpain-3 isoform X2, with translation MSKKRNYPDESHLIWAFKVCRCLRILLTLDHIDSASSSALQFWRYGDWVDVVIDDRIPTFNNQLVFTKSAERNEFWSALLEKAYAKLHGSYEALKGGNTTEAMEDFTGGVTEFYEMKEAPKELYKIMKKALERGSLMGCSIDSLVPARFETRTVTGLVKGHAYSVTAVEECRPSQHKDAKVRLVRLRNPWGQVEWNGPWSDNSKEWATLSKAEKEKLQHQSAEDGEFWMSFEDFKKNYTKIEICNLTPDALEDDKIHKWTVSVNEGRWVRGCSAGGCRNYPDTFWTNPQYRLRLLEEDDDPEDNEVGCTFVVALMQKNRRKERKMGANLFTIGFAIYEVPKEMHGNKQHMQKDFFLFSSSKARCKSYINLREVTQRFRLSPGEYVIVPSTYEPHQEGEFILRVFSEKRNTSEEIENRIEADHPVPAPASAGEESEEDQQFRTIFQEIAGDDMEITANELKNVLNRVITKHKDLNTEGFSLESCRSMIALMDVSFMDGTGRLNLQEFRHLWNKIKQWQGIFKHYNADQSGSINSYEMRNAVNDAGFRLNNQLYDIITMRYANENMNIDFDSFISCLVRLEAMFRAFQAFDQDGDGTIRLSVLEWLQLTMYA, from the exons ATgagcaaaaagagaaattatCCTGATGAAAGTCATCTGATTTGGGCGTTTAAAGTCTGCAGATGCCTTCGCATCCTTTTAACACTCGATCATATTGATtctgcctcctcctccgccCTTCAGTTCTGGCGGTACGGCGACTGGGTCGATGTGGTCATCGACGACCGCATCCCAACCTTCAACAACCAGCTGGTCTTCACGAAGTCCGCTGAGAGGAACGAGTTCTGGAGCGCCCTGCTGGAGAAGGCCTACGCCAA GCTGCATGGCTCCTACGAGGCCCTGAAGGGTGGAAACACCACGGAGGCCATGGAGGATTTCACCGGTGGAGTCACCGAGTTCTACGAGATGAAGGAGGCTCCCAAAGAGCTCTATAAGATCATGAAGAAAGCTCTGGAGAGAGGCTCCCTCATGGGCTGCTCCATTGAT TCTCTGGTTCCGGCTCGCTTTGAGACTCGTACCGTGACGGGACTCGTGAAGGGTCACGCCTACTCTGTGACGGCAGTGGAGGAG TGCAGGCCGTCTCAGCACAAGGACGCCAAAGTTCGTCTGGTGCGTCTCAGGAACCCGTGGGGTCAGGTGGAGTGGAACGGACCCTGGAGCGACAA CTCTAAGGAGTGGGCCACGCTGTCCAAGGCTGAGAAAGAGAAGCTGCAGCACCAGAGTGCTGAGGATGGAGAATTCTG GATGTCATTTGAGGACTTCAAGAAGAACTACACTAAGATTGAGATCTGTAACCTCACCCCCGACGCCCTGGAGGACGATAAGATCCACAAGTGGACGGTCTCTGTGAACGAAGGCCGCTGGGTGAGAGGCTGCTCCGCCGGGGGCTGCAGGAACTACCCAG ACACTTTCTGGACCAACCCTCAGTACCGCCTTCGTCTGCTGGAGGAGGACGATGACCCCGAAGACAACGAAGTGGGCTGCACCTTCGTGGTGGCTCTGATGCAGAAGAACAGGCGGAAAGAACGCAAGATGGGAGCCAACCTCTTCACCATCGGATTCGCCATTTATGAG gTGCCAAAGGAG ATGCATGGCAACAAGCAGCACATGCAGAAGGACTTCTTCCTGTTCAGCTCCTCCAAAGCTCGTTGCAAGTCCTACATCAACCTGCGCGAGGTGACCCAGCGTTTCCGCCTGAGCCCCGGGGAGTACGTCATCGTTCCCTCCACGTACGAGCCGCACCAGGAGGGAGAGTTCATCCTGCGAGTCTTCTCCGAAAAGAGGAACACCTCAGA GGAGATAGAGAACAGGATCGAGGCCGATCATCCCGTG CCGGCGCCGGCCTCAGCGGGGGAAGAGAGCGAGGAGGACCAGCAGTTCAGGACTATTTTTCAGGAGATAGCCGGCGAT GACATGGAGATCACGGCCAACGAACTGAAAAACGTTCTCAACAGAGTCATCACCAAAC ATAAGGACCTGAACACGGAGGGCTTCAGCCTGGAGAGCTGCAGGAGCATGATTGCTCTGATGGACGTATCCTTT ATGGATGGGACAGGAAGACTCAATCTGCAGGAGTTCAGACATCTGTGGAATAAGATCAAGCAGTGGCAG GGGATCTTTAAGCACTACAACGCCGACCAGTCCGGCAGCATCAACAGCTACGAGATGAGGAATGCTGTCAATGATGCAG GCTTCCGTCTCAACAACCAGCTGTACGACATCATCACCATGCGCTACGCAAACGAGAACATGAACATCGACTTCGACAGCTTCATCAGCTGTCTGGTTCGACTCGAAGCCATGTTCA GGGCCTTCCAGGCCTTCGATCAGGACGGAGACGGTACAATCAGACTCAGTGTCCTGGAG TGGCTCCAGCTGACCATGTACGCCTAG
- the capn3a gene encoding calpain-3 isoform X1, whose translation MKTALLPQNTLKWYSGELKNMTGLCSGDCWLLAAIACLTLNEKLLYRVVPQEQSFSEGYGGIFHFQFWRYGDWVDVVIDDRIPTFNNQLVFTKSAERNEFWSALLEKAYAKLHGSYEALKGGNTTEAMEDFTGGVTEFYEMKEAPKELYKIMKKALERGSLMGCSIDSLVPARFETRTVTGLVKGHAYSVTAVEECRPSQHKDAKVRLVRLRNPWGQVEWNGPWSDNSKEWATLSKAEKEKLQHQSAEDGEFWMSFEDFKKNYTKIEICNLTPDALEDDKIHKWTVSVNEGRWVRGCSAGGCRNYPDTFWTNPQYRLRLLEEDDDPEDNEVGCTFVVALMQKNRRKERKMGANLFTIGFAIYEVPKEMHGNKQHMQKDFFLFSSSKARCKSYINLREVTQRFRLSPGEYVIVPSTYEPHQEGEFILRVFSEKRNTSEEIENRIEADHPVPAPASAGEESEEDQQFRTIFQEIAGDDMEITANELKNVLNRVITKHKDLNTEGFSLESCRSMIALMDVSFMDGTGRLNLQEFRHLWNKIKQWQGIFKHYNADQSGSINSYEMRNAVNDAGFRLNNQLYDIITMRYANENMNIDFDSFISCLVRLEAMFRAFQAFDQDGDGTIRLSVLEWLQLTMYA comes from the exons ATGAAAACTGCTCTCCTGCCACAGAACACATTAAAATGGTACTCAGGTGAACTGAAAAACATGACCGGTCTGTGCTCAGGTGACTGCTGGTTGCTGGCTGCCATCGCCTGTCTCACCTTGAATGAGAAGCTCCTGTACCGTGTTGTTCCCCAGGAACAAAGCTTCTCGGAGGGTTATGGCGGCATCTTCCACTTCCAG TTCTGGCGGTACGGCGACTGGGTCGATGTGGTCATCGACGACCGCATCCCAACCTTCAACAACCAGCTGGTCTTCACGAAGTCCGCTGAGAGGAACGAGTTCTGGAGCGCCCTGCTGGAGAAGGCCTACGCCAA GCTGCATGGCTCCTACGAGGCCCTGAAGGGTGGAAACACCACGGAGGCCATGGAGGATTTCACCGGTGGAGTCACCGAGTTCTACGAGATGAAGGAGGCTCCCAAAGAGCTCTATAAGATCATGAAGAAAGCTCTGGAGAGAGGCTCCCTCATGGGCTGCTCCATTGAT TCTCTGGTTCCGGCTCGCTTTGAGACTCGTACCGTGACGGGACTCGTGAAGGGTCACGCCTACTCTGTGACGGCAGTGGAGGAG TGCAGGCCGTCTCAGCACAAGGACGCCAAAGTTCGTCTGGTGCGTCTCAGGAACCCGTGGGGTCAGGTGGAGTGGAACGGACCCTGGAGCGACAA CTCTAAGGAGTGGGCCACGCTGTCCAAGGCTGAGAAAGAGAAGCTGCAGCACCAGAGTGCTGAGGATGGAGAATTCTG GATGTCATTTGAGGACTTCAAGAAGAACTACACTAAGATTGAGATCTGTAACCTCACCCCCGACGCCCTGGAGGACGATAAGATCCACAAGTGGACGGTCTCTGTGAACGAAGGCCGCTGGGTGAGAGGCTGCTCCGCCGGGGGCTGCAGGAACTACCCAG ACACTTTCTGGACCAACCCTCAGTACCGCCTTCGTCTGCTGGAGGAGGACGATGACCCCGAAGACAACGAAGTGGGCTGCACCTTCGTGGTGGCTCTGATGCAGAAGAACAGGCGGAAAGAACGCAAGATGGGAGCCAACCTCTTCACCATCGGATTCGCCATTTATGAG gTGCCAAAGGAG ATGCATGGCAACAAGCAGCACATGCAGAAGGACTTCTTCCTGTTCAGCTCCTCCAAAGCTCGTTGCAAGTCCTACATCAACCTGCGCGAGGTGACCCAGCGTTTCCGCCTGAGCCCCGGGGAGTACGTCATCGTTCCCTCCACGTACGAGCCGCACCAGGAGGGAGAGTTCATCCTGCGAGTCTTCTCCGAAAAGAGGAACACCTCAGA GGAGATAGAGAACAGGATCGAGGCCGATCATCCCGTG CCGGCGCCGGCCTCAGCGGGGGAAGAGAGCGAGGAGGACCAGCAGTTCAGGACTATTTTTCAGGAGATAGCCGGCGAT GACATGGAGATCACGGCCAACGAACTGAAAAACGTTCTCAACAGAGTCATCACCAAAC ATAAGGACCTGAACACGGAGGGCTTCAGCCTGGAGAGCTGCAGGAGCATGATTGCTCTGATGGACGTATCCTTT ATGGATGGGACAGGAAGACTCAATCTGCAGGAGTTCAGACATCTGTGGAATAAGATCAAGCAGTGGCAG GGGATCTTTAAGCACTACAACGCCGACCAGTCCGGCAGCATCAACAGCTACGAGATGAGGAATGCTGTCAATGATGCAG GCTTCCGTCTCAACAACCAGCTGTACGACATCATCACCATGCGCTACGCAAACGAGAACATGAACATCGACTTCGACAGCTTCATCAGCTGTCTGGTTCGACTCGAAGCCATGTTCA GGGCCTTCCAGGCCTTCGATCAGGACGGAGACGGTACAATCAGACTCAGTGTCCTGGAG TGGCTCCAGCTGACCATGTACGCCTAG
- the capn3a gene encoding calpain-3 isoform X3, whose translation MPYTPSGFFCDRLIRERERRDGEGSLNKPIRFNGQDYNVLRQEYLQRKSLFEDDSFPATVESLGFKELGHKSNKVKNIVWKRPKEICENPQFIVGGASRTDICQGDLGDCWLLAAIACLTLNEKLLYRVVPQEQSFSEGYGGIFHFQFWRYGDWVDVVIDDRIPTFNNQLVFTKSAERNEFWSALLEKAYAKLHGSYEALKGGNTTEAMEDFTGGVTEFYEMKEAPKELYKIMKKALERGSLMGCSIDSLVPARFETRTVTGLVKGHAYSVTAVEECRPSQHKDAKVRLVRLRNPWGQVEWNGPWSDNSKEWATLSKAEKEKLQHQSAEDGEFWMSFEDFKKNYTKIEICNLTPDALEDDKIHKWTVSVNEGRWVRGCSAGGCRNYPDTFWTNPQYRLRLLEEDDDPEDNEVGCTFVVALMQKNRRKERKMGANLFTIGFAIYEVPKEMHGNKQHMQKDFFLFSSSKARCKSYINLREVTQRFRLSPGEYVIVPSTYEPHQEGEFILRVFSEKRNTSEEIENRIEADHPVPAPASAGEESEEDQQFRTIFQEIAGDDMEITANELKNVLNRVITKHKDLNTEGFSLESCRSMIALMDMDGTGRLNLQEFRHLWNKIKQWQGIFKHYNADQSGSINSYEMRNAVNDAGFRLNNQLYDIITMRYANENMNIDFDSFISCLVRLEAMFRAFQAFDQDGDGTIRLSVLEWLQLTMYA comes from the exons ATGCCCTATACACCGTCTGGCTTTTTCTGTGACCGGTTGATCCGGGAAcgagagaggagagacggggAAGGGTCTCTGAACAAGCCCATCCGCTTCAACGGCCAGGACTATAACGTCCTGAGACAGGAGTACCTTCAGAGGAAGAGCCTGTTCGAGGATGACTCTTTCCCGGCCACCGTGGAGTCTTTGGGCTTCAAGGAGCTCGGACACAAGTCCAACAAGGTCAAGAACATCGTCTGGAAGAGGCCCAAG GAAATCTGTGAGAACCCTCAGTTCATTGTCGGAGGAGCCAGTAGGACAGACATCTGCCAGGGAGATCTCG GTGACTGCTGGTTGCTGGCTGCCATCGCCTGTCTCACCTTGAATGAGAAGCTCCTGTACCGTGTTGTTCCCCAGGAACAAAGCTTCTCGGAGGGTTATGGCGGCATCTTCCACTTCCAG TTCTGGCGGTACGGCGACTGGGTCGATGTGGTCATCGACGACCGCATCCCAACCTTCAACAACCAGCTGGTCTTCACGAAGTCCGCTGAGAGGAACGAGTTCTGGAGCGCCCTGCTGGAGAAGGCCTACGCCAA GCTGCATGGCTCCTACGAGGCCCTGAAGGGTGGAAACACCACGGAGGCCATGGAGGATTTCACCGGTGGAGTCACCGAGTTCTACGAGATGAAGGAGGCTCCCAAAGAGCTCTATAAGATCATGAAGAAAGCTCTGGAGAGAGGCTCCCTCATGGGCTGCTCCATTGAT TCTCTGGTTCCGGCTCGCTTTGAGACTCGTACCGTGACGGGACTCGTGAAGGGTCACGCCTACTCTGTGACGGCAGTGGAGGAG TGCAGGCCGTCTCAGCACAAGGACGCCAAAGTTCGTCTGGTGCGTCTCAGGAACCCGTGGGGTCAGGTGGAGTGGAACGGACCCTGGAGCGACAA CTCTAAGGAGTGGGCCACGCTGTCCAAGGCTGAGAAAGAGAAGCTGCAGCACCAGAGTGCTGAGGATGGAGAATTCTG GATGTCATTTGAGGACTTCAAGAAGAACTACACTAAGATTGAGATCTGTAACCTCACCCCCGACGCCCTGGAGGACGATAAGATCCACAAGTGGACGGTCTCTGTGAACGAAGGCCGCTGGGTGAGAGGCTGCTCCGCCGGGGGCTGCAGGAACTACCCAG ACACTTTCTGGACCAACCCTCAGTACCGCCTTCGTCTGCTGGAGGAGGACGATGACCCCGAAGACAACGAAGTGGGCTGCACCTTCGTGGTGGCTCTGATGCAGAAGAACAGGCGGAAAGAACGCAAGATGGGAGCCAACCTCTTCACCATCGGATTCGCCATTTATGAG gTGCCAAAGGAG ATGCATGGCAACAAGCAGCACATGCAGAAGGACTTCTTCCTGTTCAGCTCCTCCAAAGCTCGTTGCAAGTCCTACATCAACCTGCGCGAGGTGACCCAGCGTTTCCGCCTGAGCCCCGGGGAGTACGTCATCGTTCCCTCCACGTACGAGCCGCACCAGGAGGGAGAGTTCATCCTGCGAGTCTTCTCCGAAAAGAGGAACACCTCAGA GGAGATAGAGAACAGGATCGAGGCCGATCATCCCGTG CCGGCGCCGGCCTCAGCGGGGGAAGAGAGCGAGGAGGACCAGCAGTTCAGGACTATTTTTCAGGAGATAGCCGGCGAT GACATGGAGATCACGGCCAACGAACTGAAAAACGTTCTCAACAGAGTCATCACCAAAC ATAAGGACCTGAACACGGAGGGCTTCAGCCTGGAGAGCTGCAGGAGCATGATTGCTCTGATGGAC ATGGATGGGACAGGAAGACTCAATCTGCAGGAGTTCAGACATCTGTGGAATAAGATCAAGCAGTGGCAG GGGATCTTTAAGCACTACAACGCCGACCAGTCCGGCAGCATCAACAGCTACGAGATGAGGAATGCTGTCAATGATGCAG GCTTCCGTCTCAACAACCAGCTGTACGACATCATCACCATGCGCTACGCAAACGAGAACATGAACATCGACTTCGACAGCTTCATCAGCTGTCTGGTTCGACTCGAAGCCATGTTCA GGGCCTTCCAGGCCTTCGATCAGGACGGAGACGGTACAATCAGACTCAGTGTCCTGGAG TGGCTCCAGCTGACCATGTACGCCTAG
- the capn3a gene encoding calpain-3 isoform X4, with protein MPYTPSGFFCDRLIRERERRDGEGSLNKPIRFNGQDYNVLRQEYLQRKSLFEDDSFPATVESLGFKELGHKSNKVKNIVWKRPKEICENPQFIVGGASRTDICQGDLGDCWLLAAIACLTLNEKLLYRVVPQEQSFSEGYGGIFHFQFWRYGDWVDVVIDDRIPTFNNQLVFTKSAERNEFWSALLEKAYAKLHGSYEALKGGNTTEAMEDFTGGVTEFYEMKEAPKELYKIMKKALERGSLMGCSIDSLVPARFETRTVTGLVKGHAYSVTAVEECRPSQHKDAKVRLVRLRNPWGQVEWNGPWSDNSKEWATLSKAEKEKLQHQSAEDGEFWMSFEDFKKNYTKIEICNLTPDALEDDKIHKWTVSVNEGRWVRGCSAGGCRNYPDTFWTNPQYRLRLLEEDDDPEDNEVGCTFVVALMQKNRRKERKMGANLFTIGFAIYEVPKEMHGNKQHMQKDFFLFSSSKARCKSYINLREVTQRFRLSPGEYVIVPSTYEPHQEGEFILRVFSEKRNTSEEIENRIEADHPVPAPASAGEESEEDQQFRTIFQEIAGDVRTARRTNKHFCDMEITANELKNVLNRVITKHKDLNTEGFSLESCRSMIALMDMDGTGRLNLQEFRHLWNKIKQWQGIFKHYNADQSGSINSYEMRNAVNDAGFRLNNQLYDIITMRYANENMNIDFDSFISCLVRLEAMFRAFQAFDQDGDGTIRLSVLEWLQLTMYA; from the exons ATGCCCTATACACCGTCTGGCTTTTTCTGTGACCGGTTGATCCGGGAAcgagagaggagagacggggAAGGGTCTCTGAACAAGCCCATCCGCTTCAACGGCCAGGACTATAACGTCCTGAGACAGGAGTACCTTCAGAGGAAGAGCCTGTTCGAGGATGACTCTTTCCCGGCCACCGTGGAGTCTTTGGGCTTCAAGGAGCTCGGACACAAGTCCAACAAGGTCAAGAACATCGTCTGGAAGAGGCCCAAG GAAATCTGTGAGAACCCTCAGTTCATTGTCGGAGGAGCCAGTAGGACAGACATCTGCCAGGGAGATCTCG GTGACTGCTGGTTGCTGGCTGCCATCGCCTGTCTCACCTTGAATGAGAAGCTCCTGTACCGTGTTGTTCCCCAGGAACAAAGCTTCTCGGAGGGTTATGGCGGCATCTTCCACTTCCAG TTCTGGCGGTACGGCGACTGGGTCGATGTGGTCATCGACGACCGCATCCCAACCTTCAACAACCAGCTGGTCTTCACGAAGTCCGCTGAGAGGAACGAGTTCTGGAGCGCCCTGCTGGAGAAGGCCTACGCCAA GCTGCATGGCTCCTACGAGGCCCTGAAGGGTGGAAACACCACGGAGGCCATGGAGGATTTCACCGGTGGAGTCACCGAGTTCTACGAGATGAAGGAGGCTCCCAAAGAGCTCTATAAGATCATGAAGAAAGCTCTGGAGAGAGGCTCCCTCATGGGCTGCTCCATTGAT TCTCTGGTTCCGGCTCGCTTTGAGACTCGTACCGTGACGGGACTCGTGAAGGGTCACGCCTACTCTGTGACGGCAGTGGAGGAG TGCAGGCCGTCTCAGCACAAGGACGCCAAAGTTCGTCTGGTGCGTCTCAGGAACCCGTGGGGTCAGGTGGAGTGGAACGGACCCTGGAGCGACAA CTCTAAGGAGTGGGCCACGCTGTCCAAGGCTGAGAAAGAGAAGCTGCAGCACCAGAGTGCTGAGGATGGAGAATTCTG GATGTCATTTGAGGACTTCAAGAAGAACTACACTAAGATTGAGATCTGTAACCTCACCCCCGACGCCCTGGAGGACGATAAGATCCACAAGTGGACGGTCTCTGTGAACGAAGGCCGCTGGGTGAGAGGCTGCTCCGCCGGGGGCTGCAGGAACTACCCAG ACACTTTCTGGACCAACCCTCAGTACCGCCTTCGTCTGCTGGAGGAGGACGATGACCCCGAAGACAACGAAGTGGGCTGCACCTTCGTGGTGGCTCTGATGCAGAAGAACAGGCGGAAAGAACGCAAGATGGGAGCCAACCTCTTCACCATCGGATTCGCCATTTATGAG gTGCCAAAGGAG ATGCATGGCAACAAGCAGCACATGCAGAAGGACTTCTTCCTGTTCAGCTCCTCCAAAGCTCGTTGCAAGTCCTACATCAACCTGCGCGAGGTGACCCAGCGTTTCCGCCTGAGCCCCGGGGAGTACGTCATCGTTCCCTCCACGTACGAGCCGCACCAGGAGGGAGAGTTCATCCTGCGAGTCTTCTCCGAAAAGAGGAACACCTCAGA GGAGATAGAGAACAGGATCGAGGCCGATCATCCCGTG CCGGCGCCGGCCTCAGCGGGGGAAGAGAGCGAGGAGGACCAGCAGTTCAGGACTATTTTTCAGGAGATAGCCGGCGATGTGCGTACAGCGAGAAGAACAAATaagcatttttgt GACATGGAGATCACGGCCAACGAACTGAAAAACGTTCTCAACAGAGTCATCACCAAAC ATAAGGACCTGAACACGGAGGGCTTCAGCCTGGAGAGCTGCAGGAGCATGATTGCTCTGATGGAC ATGGATGGGACAGGAAGACTCAATCTGCAGGAGTTCAGACATCTGTGGAATAAGATCAAGCAGTGGCAG GGGATCTTTAAGCACTACAACGCCGACCAGTCCGGCAGCATCAACAGCTACGAGATGAGGAATGCTGTCAATGATGCAG GCTTCCGTCTCAACAACCAGCTGTACGACATCATCACCATGCGCTACGCAAACGAGAACATGAACATCGACTTCGACAGCTTCATCAGCTGTCTGGTTCGACTCGAAGCCATGTTCA GGGCCTTCCAGGCCTTCGATCAGGACGGAGACGGTACAATCAGACTCAGTGTCCTGGAG TGGCTCCAGCTGACCATGTACGCCTAG